The Thalassotalea psychrophila genome window below encodes:
- the gspC gene encoding type II secretion system protein GspC, whose product MDLAQITIRLQSLWQQVPQKRLTQVLMSLLVVYIAYWSANFTWALYPEGATKSSTAAIKSSTSTSSRQINTSAIRSLNLFGEYNKEQPVVKQTEKIESAPETRLKLTLTGLVASDDPTTAAAIIESKGKQETYGIDDKIEGTRAILKQVQNDRVIIQSSGRMETLMLDGFEYTQGNGREVVTTESDPKVVKTRTKTSLTNKNATDPEKSARIKERVAKARADILDNPGKLTDYIKVSPYRKDGKVKGYRLMPSKDPEFFAGVGLLPGDIAIQINGKDLTDMREAQKALIELRKAEHVDILVERNGELHDVSLGLNN is encoded by the coding sequence ATGGATTTAGCGCAAATTACAATTCGGTTACAGTCTTTATGGCAACAAGTGCCACAAAAACGACTGACACAAGTGCTAATGTCTTTGTTGGTAGTTTATATCGCTTATTGGAGTGCCAATTTTACTTGGGCGCTTTATCCTGAAGGTGCAACCAAATCATCTACGGCAGCGATTAAATCATCTACAAGTACTTCTAGTAGACAAATTAATACATCAGCAATTCGTAGTTTAAATTTGTTTGGCGAATACAACAAAGAACAACCTGTTGTAAAACAGACTGAAAAAATTGAATCCGCGCCAGAAACTCGTTTAAAACTTACGTTAACGGGATTAGTTGCTTCTGACGACCCTACAACTGCAGCTGCTATAATTGAATCTAAGGGTAAACAAGAGACATATGGAATTGATGACAAGATAGAAGGTACCCGGGCAATATTAAAACAGGTGCAAAACGATCGGGTTATTATTCAATCATCAGGCCGTATGGAAACGTTAATGTTAGATGGCTTTGAATATACACAAGGTAATGGTCGTGAGGTTGTGACAACTGAGTCTGACCCTAAAGTTGTTAAAACTAGAACTAAAACAAGTTTAACTAACAAAAACGCGACCGACCCAGAAAAGAGTGCACGAATTAAAGAGCGAGTTGCTAAAGCTCGAGCCGATATTTTAGATAATCCAGGTAAATTAACTGATTACATTAAAGTATCGCCTTATCGCAAAGACGGCAAAGTAAAAGGTTATCGTTTAATGCCAAGTAAAGACCCTGAATTTTTTGCCGGGGTAGGCTTATTACCCGGTGATATTGCTATACAAATTAACGGTAAAGATTTGACCGATATGCGAGAAGCCCAAAAAGCGCTTATCGAACTGCGTAAAGCAGAACATGTAGACATATTAGTAGAACGAAACGGTGAATTACACGACGTTTCTTTAGGCTTAAATAATTAA
- the hslO gene encoding Hsp33 family molecular chaperone HslO: protein MTTNTDVLNRYLFDNTHARGELVQLDKSFKEIITNHDYPAEVVELLGQLMAATCLLTATLKFEGEISVQIQGNGPVKYAVINGNNLQQMRGIASIEGEIKGSSLHDLMGKANMVITIIPKQGERYQGVVALEGETLAQCLEHYFATSEQLATKIWLFADANKTQAAGCLLQVVPDSDDKQQQMDDFEHICQLTATIKADELFTLDANEVLYRLYNQEQVRLFDPQAVSFVCGCSEDKCLAAIANMGKEAIIEHLNEHQQINITCDFCKTNYHFDQAKLNPLLNPN from the coding sequence GTGACCACTAATACTGATGTATTAAATCGTTATTTATTTGATAACACCCATGCGCGTGGTGAGTTAGTACAACTAGATAAGAGCTTCAAAGAGATCATAACCAACCATGACTACCCTGCGGAGGTAGTTGAGTTGCTTGGCCAATTAATGGCGGCCACATGTTTGTTAACTGCAACATTAAAATTTGAAGGCGAAATTTCAGTTCAAATTCAAGGTAATGGCCCGGTTAAATATGCAGTAATTAATGGTAACAATTTACAGCAAATGCGAGGTATCGCCAGTATTGAAGGCGAAATAAAGGGCTCAAGCCTGCATGATTTAATGGGGAAAGCCAATATGGTTATCACCATTATTCCTAAACAAGGTGAACGTTATCAAGGTGTTGTAGCTCTTGAAGGTGAAACCTTAGCGCAGTGTTTAGAGCATTACTTTGCAACATCAGAACAACTGGCCACTAAAATATGGTTATTTGCTGACGCTAATAAAACTCAAGCGGCAGGATGTTTATTGCAAGTTGTTCCAGATTCTGATGATAAACAACAGCAAATGGACGACTTTGAACATATATGCCAGTTAACAGCAACAATAAAAGCTGATGAGTTATTTACTTTAGATGCGAATGAAGTGCTTTATCGCTTATATAATCAAGAGCAAGTTCGCCTATTTGATCCGCAAGCGGTAAGTTTTGTTTGTGGTTGCTCTGAAGACAAATGTTTAGCCGCTATCGCTAATATGGGTAAAGAAGCCATTATTGAACATCTTAATGAGCACCAACAAATCAACATAACCTGTGATTTTTGTAAAACCAATTACCACTTTGATCAAGCAAAATTAAACCCACTGCTTAACCCAAACTAA
- the gspK gene encoding type II secretion system minor pseudopilin GspK, which yields MAILNIKRQTGVALITVMLVVAIAVVLATKLSTALMFQIQRTDNLNSNQQAYWYAMGAEAFAKSVLTLSFKEKDDKAVTNLGQPWASGETSFPVDLGTISGEITDMHACFNLNSLINKNQNNDTGDTPPGENPDADEPPDEDDKTENNKPPGKTGSSGRVIENKAKVAFIELVNLLNIDGIGSFEAESMAEALIDWLDEDSSIASAGGAEDNDYAAKEYPYLAANSLLASVNELRLIEHFTPQVIFALQDFVCVIPNSDVHKININTIDEENIELLQALLGGIGASEAEEILSERGEEGFKNISEFTSLPAAKSLKDFGQFKQQFVVDSEYFKLTTKTSFNDSYFSMNSIMKINKDETISVVNRSVGVN from the coding sequence ATGGCTATACTTAACATTAAGCGACAAACAGGTGTAGCGTTAATCACTGTGATGCTGGTGGTAGCTATCGCGGTGGTTTTGGCCACTAAATTGAGCACTGCATTAATGTTTCAAATACAGCGTACTGATAACTTGAACTCTAATCAGCAGGCTTATTGGTATGCAATGGGTGCAGAGGCCTTTGCAAAATCTGTATTAACGCTATCGTTTAAGGAAAAAGATGATAAAGCCGTGACCAATTTAGGTCAGCCTTGGGCTTCTGGTGAAACGAGTTTTCCGGTAGATTTAGGTACCATTAGCGGCGAAATAACCGATATGCACGCTTGCTTTAATTTGAACTCATTAATTAATAAAAATCAAAATAATGATACAGGTGACACACCTCCAGGTGAAAATCCAGATGCAGACGAACCACCTGATGAAGATGATAAAACTGAAAACAATAAACCACCAGGTAAAACTGGTAGTAGTGGCCGAGTAATCGAAAATAAGGCGAAAGTTGCTTTTATTGAATTAGTTAATTTATTAAATATTGATGGTATAGGTTCATTTGAAGCAGAATCTATGGCGGAAGCTCTTATTGATTGGCTCGATGAAGATTCATCAATTGCCAGTGCTGGCGGTGCTGAAGATAACGACTATGCAGCTAAAGAATATCCTTATTTAGCTGCTAACAGTTTATTAGCGAGCGTGAATGAATTAAGGTTAATAGAGCATTTTACTCCACAAGTAATTTTTGCATTACAAGATTTTGTTTGTGTGATACCAAATTCAGATGTACATAAAATAAATATCAATACCATTGACGAAGAAAATATAGAGTTATTACAAGCGTTGTTAGGTGGTATTGGTGCAAGTGAAGCAGAAGAAATTTTGTCTGAACGTGGTGAAGAAGGGTTTAAAAACATTAGTGAGTTTACTAGCTTACCAGCGGCGAAGTCACTTAAAGATTTTGGTCAGTTTAAACAACAATTTGTTGTCGACAGTGAGTATTTTAAACTGACCACTAAAACATCATTTAATGATAGTTATTTTAGTATGAATTCAATTATGAAAATAAATAAAGATGAAACCATTAGCGTGGTTAACCGAAGTGTTGGAGTAAATTAA
- the gspF gene encoding type II secretion system inner membrane protein GspF, whose product MAAFDYQAVDSRGKNKKGVAEGDNARQVRSFLREQGLIPIEVTPSLEKAKKEANRPSFGEKKISAGELALITRQLATLVESGLPLEEALMAVAEQCDKDKLKSMIMSVRSKVTEGYGLAESMAEFPSVFDNLFRAMVSAGEKSGHLDNVLNRLADYTEQRQHMKSQLVQALIYPVIMTIVAVAVIVILLVAVVPEIVGQFEHMSQELPGTTTFLIAVSEFLQDYILYIIGLIFIASVLFKQMMKKPAFKMMVHRRSLSLPIIGKVTRGLNTARFARTLSICTASAVPLLESMKIAGAVLTNDHIAEKVEEASAQVREGTSLHASLKKTKLFPPMMLHMIASGEKSGELENMLGRAADNQDREFEAVVSISLKVFEPALMVSMAAVVLFIVMAIIQPIMQLNTLI is encoded by the coding sequence ATGGCAGCATTTGATTATCAAGCGGTAGATTCTCGCGGTAAAAATAAAAAAGGTGTTGCCGAAGGCGATAATGCTCGGCAGGTGAGAAGCTTTTTGCGTGAGCAAGGTCTTATCCCTATTGAGGTAACACCGAGCTTAGAAAAAGCTAAGAAAGAGGCAAATCGTCCGAGCTTTGGCGAAAAGAAAATATCGGCAGGTGAGTTAGCTTTAATTACTCGTCAATTAGCAACTCTAGTGGAGTCAGGTTTACCGTTAGAAGAAGCTTTGATGGCTGTTGCTGAACAATGTGACAAAGATAAGCTTAAAAGTATGATCATGTCGGTGCGTTCAAAAGTTACCGAAGGTTATGGTTTAGCCGAATCTATGGCTGAATTTCCAAGTGTGTTTGATAATCTATTCCGAGCAATGGTTTCTGCAGGTGAAAAATCGGGTCATTTAGATAATGTGTTGAACCGTTTAGCCGATTACACTGAACAACGTCAACATATGAAATCACAATTAGTGCAAGCGCTCATTTATCCAGTGATTATGACTATTGTAGCAGTTGCAGTTATTGTTATTTTATTGGTCGCGGTAGTGCCTGAAATTGTCGGGCAGTTTGAACATATGAGCCAAGAATTACCCGGCACAACCACGTTTTTAATCGCGGTGAGTGAGTTCTTACAAGACTATATATTATATATTATTGGCCTTATTTTTATTGCCAGTGTGCTGTTTAAGCAAATGATGAAAAAGCCAGCCTTTAAAATGATGGTGCATCGACGTTCCTTGTCTTTACCTATCATAGGGAAAGTTACCAGAGGCTTGAATACAGCACGCTTTGCCCGCACATTAAGTATATGTACTGCAAGTGCAGTACCGTTACTTGAAAGCATGAAAATAGCTGGCGCAGTATTAACTAATGATCATATTGCCGAAAAAGTAGAAGAAGCCTCAGCTCAAGTACGTGAAGGCACAAGCTTGCACGCTTCATTAAAGAAAACCAAACTGTTTCCGCCAATGATGTTACACATGATTGCAAGTGGTGAGAAATCTGGTGAATTAGAAAACATGTTAGGTAGGGCTGCTGATAACCAAGACCGTGAATTTGAAGCGGTAGTGAGTATTTCACTAAAAGTCTTTGAACCTGCACTTATGGTAAGCATGGCAGCAGTAGTACTTTTTATCGTTATGGCCATTATTCAGCCAATAATGCAATTAAATACATTAATTTAG
- the gspI gene encoding type II secretion system minor pseudopilin GspI: MNNAKLTMPATHFRQPLCPPKQSISGFTLIEVMLALTIFAFAGTALMKVAGTSLLGSAHLEELSVATWVASNELVEANLLQTWPPKKKSGKTEMAGREWHWQHVILPTEDKNMRAITVEVRANEDDKNSIASLITYVSNPQAQK, from the coding sequence ATGAACAACGCTAAGTTAACCATGCCAGCAACTCATTTCAGGCAGCCTTTATGTCCACCAAAACAATCGATTAGTGGCTTTACCCTAATAGAAGTCATGCTTGCTCTAACTATATTTGCTTTTGCCGGTACGGCATTAATGAAAGTGGCGGGTACAAGTCTGCTTGGATCAGCTCATCTAGAAGAGTTAAGCGTCGCAACTTGGGTTGCGTCAAATGAATTGGTCGAAGCTAATTTATTGCAAACATGGCCGCCAAAAAAGAAAAGCGGTAAAACCGAAATGGCAGGTCGGGAGTGGCACTGGCAACATGTTATTCTACCAACCGAAGATAAAAATATGCGCGCTATTACTGTTGAGGTAAGGGCAAATGAAGACGATAAAAACTCAATCGCTAGCTTAATTACTTATGTTAGTAATCCGCAGGCACAAAAATGA
- the gspG gene encoding type II secretion system major pseudopilin GspG, whose protein sequence is MKDKRNKVKGFTLLEVMVVIVILGILGAMVVPNLMGNLDTAKIKTSVSDISSIEQQLKLYKMANYNYPTTEQGLEALVEETDIEPLPRRFPEGGYLPRLPMDPWGNEYLLLNPGENGNIDVFSVGPDGEAGTEDDIGNWNLEEYR, encoded by the coding sequence ATGAAAGATAAACGCAATAAAGTAAAAGGCTTTACCTTACTGGAAGTAATGGTAGTTATCGTAATATTAGGGATTTTAGGTGCCATGGTTGTACCAAACCTAATGGGTAACCTTGATACCGCAAAAATTAAAACTTCTGTCTCGGATATAAGTTCAATAGAGCAACAATTGAAGCTTTATAAAATGGCTAATTATAATTATCCAACAACTGAACAAGGCTTGGAAGCTCTAGTTGAAGAAACTGACATTGAGCCATTACCAAGGCGTTTTCCTGAAGGCGGATATTTACCTCGCCTGCCAATGGACCCGTGGGGTAATGAGTACTTGTTATTAAATCCAGGTGAAAATGGCAACATTGACGTATTCAGTGTTGGACCTGATGGTGAAGCAGGTACCGAAGATGATATTGGTAACTGGAACTTAGAAGAGTACAGATAA
- the gspD gene encoding type II secretion system secretin GspD has protein sequence MNLSAKQFKRAFANILAAITMACTLCIASASAAQYSPNFKGTEITEFINIVGKNLKKTIIVDPKVRGKINVRSYDLLTEQQYFQFFLNVLEVYGFAVVEMENNVIKVIPNKDAKSASIPVVGDDNPGMGDEMVTRVVEVKNVSVRELSPLLRQLSDQAGGGNVVHYEPSNVIMLTGTAAVVNRLVNIITRVDRAGDQDVEIVKLKYASAGEMVRIIENINKPTSGKSDTPAFLIPKIVADDRTNSVIISGEGQARERIARLIEKLDSELESSGNTRVYYLKYSKAEDLVSILQSVSDSMQKSATASKTTSKTSTSRSRSSGTRNISIDSHEDTNTLVITAEPDMLRSLESVIRQLDIRRAQVLVEAIIVEVFESDGAQLGVQWFHEEGGFTQFNNGIVPISGVAAGAIAAEGEEGTTVTTIDGNGNPVTTTNPDTDGDFTILAQLLGNVNGMMFGVVEDNWGAIVQAVSSDVNSNILATPSITTLDNEEAYFIVGQEIPIITGSATGSNNANPFQTVDRKEVGIKLKVTPQVNEGSGVQLTIEQEVSSVSGATGVDVSINKREIKTTVMADSGSTIILGGLIDEDVQESMQKVPILGDIPIIGHLFRSTGSTTRKRNLMVFLKPTIIRDGDLMESISKEKYNYIRADQIRKQENGLALMDDAVLPLLPEWKNDLELPPTFDEYMEERAIEELSKDLTEAEQQAGENE, from the coding sequence ATGAACCTTAGCGCAAAACAGTTTAAACGTGCTTTTGCAAATATATTAGCAGCGATCACGATGGCCTGTACTTTATGTATAGCGTCTGCGTCTGCCGCACAGTATTCACCTAATTTTAAAGGCACAGAAATAACTGAATTTATCAACATTGTTGGTAAAAACCTAAAGAAAACTATTATTGTTGACCCAAAAGTTCGCGGTAAAATTAATGTACGTAGTTATGACCTGTTAACTGAACAGCAGTATTTTCAGTTTTTCTTAAACGTTCTAGAAGTTTATGGCTTTGCCGTTGTTGAAATGGAAAACAACGTTATTAAAGTCATTCCAAATAAAGACGCCAAAAGTGCTTCAATTCCCGTTGTTGGTGATGACAACCCAGGCATGGGTGACGAAATGGTTACTCGTGTTGTTGAAGTTAAAAATGTATCTGTACGTGAATTATCACCATTACTACGCCAGTTAAGTGACCAAGCTGGTGGTGGTAACGTAGTTCACTATGAACCATCAAACGTAATTATGCTTACCGGTACTGCTGCAGTAGTGAATCGTTTAGTAAATATTATTACTCGTGTTGACAGAGCTGGTGATCAAGACGTAGAAATTGTGAAGTTAAAGTATGCTTCAGCCGGTGAAATGGTACGTATCATTGAAAATATCAATAAACCAACTTCAGGTAAGTCTGATACCCCAGCATTTTTAATTCCTAAAATAGTTGCTGACGATAGAACTAACTCAGTGATTATTAGCGGTGAAGGTCAGGCTCGTGAGCGCATTGCCCGTTTAATCGAGAAATTAGACAGCGAATTAGAATCATCAGGTAATACTCGAGTTTATTACTTAAAATATTCAAAAGCTGAAGATCTCGTTTCTATATTGCAAAGTGTCAGCGACAGTATGCAAAAAAGTGCTACAGCGTCAAAAACTACTTCTAAAACATCAACAAGTCGTAGCCGCTCTTCTGGTACTCGTAATATAAGCATTGATTCGCATGAAGATACTAACACCTTAGTTATTACTGCAGAACCAGACATGCTGCGTTCACTTGAATCAGTTATTCGCCAATTAGATATTCGCCGTGCACAAGTACTTGTTGAAGCTATTATTGTTGAAGTGTTTGAATCTGATGGCGCACAATTAGGTGTGCAATGGTTTCATGAAGAAGGCGGTTTTACCCAGTTTAATAATGGCATTGTACCAATAAGTGGAGTAGCAGCAGGAGCAATTGCTGCCGAGGGTGAAGAAGGTACTACTGTTACTACCATAGATGGTAATGGTAACCCGGTAACGACTACAAACCCTGATACTGACGGTGATTTTACTATTCTTGCTCAGTTGCTTGGCAATGTGAATGGCATGATGTTTGGCGTGGTTGAAGACAACTGGGGCGCGATAGTGCAAGCCGTAAGCTCTGATGTTAACTCAAATATTCTAGCTACTCCAAGTATAACCACACTAGACAATGAAGAAGCGTATTTTATTGTTGGTCAAGAAATTCCAATTATTACTGGTTCAGCTACTGGCAGCAATAATGCCAACCCGTTCCAAACCGTTGACCGTAAAGAAGTGGGTATTAAATTAAAAGTAACACCACAAGTGAACGAAGGCTCGGGCGTACAATTAACAATTGAACAAGAAGTGTCTAGTGTAAGTGGCGCAACAGGTGTTGATGTTTCAATTAACAAACGTGAAATTAAAACCACAGTAATGGCCGATAGTGGCTCTACTATTATTCTTGGTGGTTTAATTGATGAAGACGTACAAGAAAGTATGCAGAAAGTACCAATTTTGGGTGATATTCCTATTATTGGGCATTTATTCCGTTCAACGGGTAGTACAACCCGCAAACGTAATTTGATGGTGTTTTTAAAGCCAACAATTATTCGTGATGGTGACTTGATGGAGTCAATATCAAAAGAAAAATATAACTACATTCGTGCAGACCAAATTCGCAAGCAAGAAAATGGTTTAGCGTTAATGGATGATGCGGTTTTACCGTTACTGCCTGAGTGGAAAAACGATTTAGAATTACCGCCTACGTTTGATGAATATATGGAAGAACGTGCGATAGAAGAGTTAAGTAAAGATTTAACCGAAGCTGAGCAGCAAGCGGGTGAAAATGAGTAA
- the gspJ gene encoding type II secretion system minor pseudopilin GspJ has product MNTAKGFTLLEVLIAIVLFSLISLSSVKLLTAIIDSSEQGKAHSDRLNELQRAFLVMERDFIQMTRRRVRLNGDAALKTFIHTNESTYSSNTHGIAFVRQGWRNPALLLPRSDVQAVAYQLEEDVLNRLHYVFVDSVVGEEPKIRPLISNVEKVDFEFFNGKKWVKDLPEEDLPMAVAIEIEITDIGLIRRQFLVPGLADPNAESDD; this is encoded by the coding sequence ATGAATACTGCCAAAGGTTTTACCTTACTTGAAGTGCTTATTGCCATTGTTTTGTTTTCATTAATTTCACTTTCCAGTGTGAAACTTTTAACCGCAATTATTGACAGCAGTGAACAAGGAAAAGCACATAGTGATAGATTGAATGAGCTACAACGTGCTTTTTTAGTAATGGAACGTGACTTTATTCAAATGACTCGCCGTCGTGTACGTTTAAATGGCGATGCAGCTTTAAAAACATTCATTCATACTAACGAATCAACTTATTCTTCAAATACTCACGGTATTGCCTTTGTACGCCAAGGTTGGAGAAATCCCGCATTATTATTACCGCGTAGTGATGTACAAGCAGTTGCATATCAATTAGAAGAAGATGTTTTAAATCGTTTACACTATGTATTTGTTGATTCAGTTGTAGGCGAAGAACCTAAAATTAGACCATTAATCTCTAACGTAGAAAAAGTAGATTTTGAATTTTTCAATGGTAAAAAGTGGGTAAAAGACTTACCAGAAGAAGATTTACCTATGGCTGTTGCGATCGAAATTGAAATTACCGATATAGGGCTAATCCGGCGTCAGTTTTTAGTACCAGGGCTTGCTGACCCTAATGCTGAAAGTGATGACTAA
- a CDS encoding prepilin-type N-terminal cleavage/methylation domain-containing protein yields the protein MKKNRGFTLLEVMLVLLVIGMILKTLVGNVTGSPIEDKLESDSQKFAALFTLASEYALLNNIELGLLVEEDNYQFLAFDGLKWVAVPDQDSLTQIYFEEPFQITLTLDDLPVDGQMIIDQSMFEGFEDEQAFEDEEELVYPQIFILSGGDITPFKLTFGYDDGFDIPMFFDVTGTYTIPLVVEGPFFDEQR from the coding sequence ATGAAAAAAAATAGGGGTTTCACACTACTTGAAGTCATGCTGGTACTGCTCGTTATTGGCATGATTTTAAAAACATTAGTCGGTAATGTTACCGGCTCCCCTATTGAAGATAAGCTTGAATCTGATAGCCAAAAGTTTGCCGCACTTTTTACTTTAGCAAGTGAATATGCATTGTTAAATAACATTGAGCTAGGTTTATTGGTTGAAGAAGACAACTATCAATTCTTAGCCTTTGATGGGTTAAAGTGGGTAGCAGTTCCTGATCAAGACAGTTTAACGCAAATCTATTTTGAAGAGCCATTTCAAATTACTCTCACCCTTGATGATTTGCCTGTTGATGGGCAGATGATTATCGACCAATCAATGTTTGAAGGTTTCGAAGACGAGCAGGCATTTGAAGATGAAGAAGAGTTGGTTTATCCACAAATATTCATTCTTTCTGGCGGAGATATTACTCCCTTTAAGCTAACGTTTGGCTATGATGATGGTTTTGATATACCGATGTTTTTCGACGTAACCGGAACTTACACCATACCCCTTGTGGTTGAGGGACCGTTTTTTGATGAACAACGCTAA
- the gspE gene encoding type II secretion system ATPase GspE, translated as MSNTDTLLSADSSVNKDSLVMTEQELFAQNELAEEEIQHLPYQLPFGFAKRHSVLVELDENDLIVHVTDTLKVDILLEIRRFLGRRFSVANHSAEEFEQLLTIAYQRDSSEAQQMMEDIGNEANLYSLADEIHEAEDLLENEDDAPIIKLINAMLSEAIKENASDIHIETFEKVLKIRFRVDGVLREILKPNRKLASMLVSRIKVMAKLDIAEKRIPQDGRISLKIGGRAVDVRVSTMPSSHGERVVLRLLDKNAARLNLQDLGMTDKGRETFTSVISKPHGIILVTGPTGSGKSTTLYAGLTQIDANERNILTVEDPIEFSIEGIGQTQVNSKVDMTFARGLRAILRQDPDVVMVGEIRDLETAQISVQASLTGHLVLSTLHTNTAAGAITRLEDMGIEPFLLSSSLIGVLAQRLVRTLCVHCKEAHVASEEEAKLLGITDNKEHLIYRATGCEKCKNLGYKGRTGIHELLVVDDNVRELIQNNAGEQAIEKMIRDHTPSIRDDGFGKVLNGETTLEEILRVTRED; from the coding sequence ATGAGTAACACCGACACTTTATTATCTGCAGACAGTAGCGTTAATAAAGACTCTTTAGTGATGACAGAGCAGGAATTATTTGCTCAAAATGAACTCGCTGAAGAAGAGATTCAGCACTTGCCATATCAACTACCGTTTGGTTTTGCCAAACGCCATAGTGTGTTAGTTGAATTAGATGAAAATGATCTAATCGTGCATGTTACCGATACATTAAAGGTAGATATCTTACTTGAAATACGCCGTTTTTTAGGGCGTAGATTCAGTGTGGCAAATCACAGCGCCGAAGAGTTCGAACAGTTACTAACAATTGCATATCAACGTGATTCATCTGAAGCACAGCAAATGATGGAAGATATTGGCAACGAAGCAAATCTGTATTCACTTGCCGATGAAATTCATGAAGCTGAAGATCTGCTTGAAAATGAAGATGATGCACCTATTATCAAATTGATTAATGCCATGTTGTCAGAAGCGATCAAAGAAAATGCTTCTGATATTCATATAGAAACCTTCGAAAAAGTACTAAAAATTCGTTTCCGTGTTGATGGCGTATTACGTGAAATATTGAAACCTAATCGTAAGCTGGCATCAATGTTAGTTTCACGTATCAAGGTTATGGCAAAACTTGATATTGCGGAAAAGCGCATTCCGCAAGATGGTCGGATTTCTTTGAAAATAGGTGGCCGTGCCGTTGATGTTCGTGTGTCTACTATGCCATCAAGCCATGGTGAACGTGTAGTTCTTCGTTTATTAGATAAAAATGCCGCTCGTTTAAATTTACAAGATTTAGGCATGACCGATAAAGGGCGGGAAACCTTTACCAGTGTTATAAGTAAGCCACATGGGATTATTTTGGTTACCGGTCCGACCGGCTCTGGTAAAAGTACCACGCTATATGCAGGTTTAACTCAAATTGATGCCAATGAACGAAACATCTTAACGGTAGAAGATCCAATTGAGTTTTCTATTGAAGGTATTGGTCAAACACAAGTTAATAGTAAAGTAGACATGACTTTTGCTCGTGGTTTACGTGCTATTTTGCGTCAAGATCCTGACGTAGTGATGGTTGGTGAAATTCGAGATTTAGAAACTGCACAAATATCAGTGCAAGCAAGTTTAACCGGTCACTTAGTGTTATCAACTTTACATACTAATACAGCTGCTGGTGCTATTACTCGATTAGAAGATATGGGTATTGAACCATTCTTGTTATCGTCAAGTTTGATTGGGGTTTTAGCACAGCGCTTAGTAAGAACGTTATGTGTGCATTGTAAAGAGGCACACGTTGCTTCTGAAGAAGAAGCTAAATTACTTGGTATAACTGATAATAAAGAACATTTGATCTATCGAGCTACTGGCTGTGAAAAGTGTAAAAATTTAGGTTATAAAGGTCGTACGGGTATCCATGAATTATTAGTAGTTGACGATAATGTACGAGAGCTAATTCAAAACAATGCTGGTGAGCAAGCGATTGAGAAAATGATCCGTGATCATACACCTAGTATTCGTGATGATGGTTTTGGAAAAGTGTTAAATGGCGAAACCACACTTGAAGAAATTTTACGAGTAACTAGAGAAGACTAG
- the hslR gene encoding ribosome-associated heat shock protein Hsp15: MGKHQDKDLSNTEHFRLDKWLWAARFYKTRAIAKQMIDGGKVFYNGQRSKSSKNVVLGDKIRIRQGFDEKEITVIALADRRRDATFAQTLYEETKQSIETREKVNIARKQGTLLSPASDSKPDKKQRRKLREFKERI; this comes from the coding sequence ATGGGCAAGCACCAAGATAAAGATTTATCAAATACCGAACACTTTCGTCTTGATAAGTGGCTATGGGCTGCTCGCTTTTATAAAACTCGTGCCATTGCCAAACAAATGATTGATGGCGGCAAGGTGTTTTACAACGGCCAACGCAGTAAATCGAGTAAAAATGTCGTACTTGGTGACAAAATTAGAATTCGCCAAGGCTTTGATGAAAAAGAAATCACAGTTATTGCCCTAGCAGATAGACGCCGTGATGCAACTTTCGCGCAAACACTTTATGAAGAAACTAAACAAAGCATAGAAACGCGAGAAAAAGTGAACATAGCAAGAAAACAAGGCACCTTATTAAGCCCGGCAAGTGACAGTAAACCAGACAAAAAACAGCGTCGTAAATTACGTGAATTTAAAGAAAGGATATAA